In Candidatus Eisenbacteria bacterium, the genomic stretch TCGATGCGGCCGCCGCGCCGCTCGGGCCGTGCCGTGGGATCCAGAGGAGATTCAAGAGGAGATTCGTCCCCACGGCGATCGCCGAGAGGGCCGCGTTCACGCGGGGCGAGCCTTTCTGCTGGGTGTAGTAGAGCGACAGCGGCTTGGCGACCGCGATGGCCGTGACGCCGGGCAGCAGGATCCAGAGCGGGCGCGCGGCGGGCAGGAACGCCTCGCCGTAGATGAGCAGGATCACCGGCACGGCGGCGATCGCGATCGCGACCGAGCCGGAGGCGACGAACCAGAGCCCGACCCGGGAGGCGCGACAGGCGAGGGCGAGCGCGGCTTCCTCTCGATCGGCCGACATCCTGCGGCTCATGGCGAGCGTGAGCGAACTCGGGAAGTACCAGAGAAGCTCCGCGAGGAGGACGGCGACGGAGTAGTAGCCGACCCTCTCCGCGCCGCGCATCGCCCCAAGGAGAAAGCCGTCCAGTCGAAGCATCAGAGCCCAGAGCAGGTTCGCGACGTAGGCATCGATGCCGAAGCGGAGCGAGGATCGGGCGCAGGCCCGCATCCGATCGCGCGAGGGGCGCGCGTGGCGCGCGAGCCAGGCGATCGTCGCGATCGGCGCTGCGATCTGCGTGAGGAGCCAGGCATAGGCGGCGAACGTCGCGTCCCTTCTCAAGAGGACGAGCGCGATGACCGAGGCAGCGGCCCAGAGGAGGGGACCGAGCAGCGAGATCCGGTTGTGCGTGGCGATGCATCCGAGGCCGATCATCACGCCCGATCCGTTGATCTGCACGATCGCCAGAACGAGAATCGGCAGGAGCGCGAGGAGGAGGCCCGGAGGAAGGACGATCTTCCCTTGAAGGCGCGGCAGAAGAAGCAGGACGGCGGCGGCGCACGCGAGGCCTGCGAGGATGCTCAGGACGATCTGCGTCCCCGCGACCGTCTCCTTCCTGAAGAGACCCTTGCCCAGGTTGTGGATCGCCGCCGTCTGGAGCCCGATTCCCCCGAGAGTCATGACCAGGAACAGCATGTAGGAGAGATAGGAGAGGAGCCCCTTGCCTTCCGGGCCGATCGTGCGCGCCACGACGATGTTCGTGACAAGCCCCGCCGCGAGGATGACGAGTCGGGAGATGAGAGTTCCCGCGGCGTCCGCGCCGATGCGGGCGGAGGGAGCGTTCATGTCGTCGACCACCCGCGCTCGGCCTCCTCGACGATCCGCTCCACGCGATCCGCGAGCGCTTCCCAGGCGAAGGGGCGGACCGCCTCGCGCCGGGCGGCACGCGTCTGGGGATCGTCATCCTCGAGCGCCCGCCGGATGGCGGCTACGAACTCCTCCGGACCCTCGGCGAACTTGATCTGCTCCGCGATCGGCCCTCCGAGGAGCGACTCGAGGGGAGTGGCCACGACCGGCCGTCCGAGGGCGAGGTACTCGTAGATCTTGAGCGGATCGACCGCGCGCCGGATCGGCCCGGGCCGGAAAGGAGCGAGGCAGACGTCGAAGGAAGCGATGAAGTCCGGAACGCTCGCCTGGGGAACGGGGCCGACGATCCTGACATTCGGCTCCCTTCGCAGGCGCTCGACCGCCGCGGCGTCGCGGACGGGGCCCACGAGCGCGAGGCTGCCTTCCGGGAAAGCGCGCGCGGCGGCATGCATGAGGGGATAGTCCAGATAGGAGAAGAGCGCGCCGACGAAGCCGATCCGTGGATGGGGGAGGTCCCGCACGGGAGCGGGCGCGGCGCCCGGAACGCGATCGATCCAATCCCCCCGCACACCGTTGGGCACGAGGGAGATGTTTCCGGACCGCGTGCGCGCGGCGTAGGCCTCCACGAGAGCGGTCGATGTCGCCAGGACCAGATCGGCCGAGGCGATCGCACGCTCGACGCAGCTCCTCATGTTCCTGCGCGTTTCCGCTCGCGCCTCGTACGCGCCCAGGTCGTCGACGAGATCGAGGATCAAGCGCTCGGGCGCGAGCGTCGGCACCGCCTCGACGTAGACCGGATTGTACAACCAGAGCCAGGCGCGGTCGAAACCGAGGCGGGCCGCCTCCTTCCTGAGCAGCCTCCCGCAGCGCCTATGCTGGATCCGGCTGACCGCGGGACGCGTCCAGAGCGGGAATCCCATCGGCGGCGTCATGATCCAGAGCGATTCTCCCGCGCGCCGCACCCGCATCCGGAAAGGGTCGTTGCGGCTCGCAGGAGGGATGTGCGCCGGCGGCGCGCGCAGGATCGAGTGGGACGGCTCGACGTAGGCGACCGGCCGGCCGCGCGAGAGGCGTGCCATGAAGTGCTGCTTCCGGAACCAGGTCTCGTCCCAGTACTGCGTCGACGCGCAGAAGAGAAGAGGTCTCATCTCGTTGCCTGTCCGACGATCGCTTCGATCATCGATTCTATTCTGCGGGCCCGCGTCTGGATCGAGCCGGCCTTGACCGCCGCGCGCCGCGCCGCCTCTCCAGCCGCTCTCCTCCACTCTGCATCCCGGGCGACCCGCGAGAGGGCGACGGCCAATGCCTCCGGATCGCGGGGGGGAACCAGGAGACCGGTGACGCCCTCCTCGACGATCTCCGGCACGCCGCCGACGCGCGTGGCGACGGCCGGACGCCCGCCCGCCATGCCTTCGAGCAACGCCACGCCGTGAGATTCATCGATGGAGGACAGACAGACCGCCCAGGCGGCGGCGAGGTACGGCCTCGGATCGCGTCTTTCGCCCACGACGTGGACGCGACCGGTCAGGTTGTTACCGCGGGCCGCCGCCTCGATCCGGGCGCGCTCCGGCCCATCTCCGACCAGGATGAGATGCCCTTCCACGCGGGCCATCGCCGAGAGGAGGGTCCCGTGATCCTTGACGGGCGCGAGCCTGGCCGTGCAGAGAAAGACAGGCTCATCGGGACCGATTCGCAGCTCGCGGCGCACAGGCTCCTGAGGGGGGAGATCGGCCCAGAAGTCCGGATCGATCGCGTTCGGGATCACGACGATCCGATCGCCGGGGATCGCGAGCGTCTTGCGCAGCCAGCCGGCCTGGGCCTCGGAGACGGCGATGATTCGATCCGAGAGGCCGGCCGTTCTCCTTCGGATCCAGTCCAGGATGGGCGTCGCGGGAGGTCGTCTGTGCGAGTGCTCGGTC encodes the following:
- a CDS encoding glycosyltransferase family 1 protein translates to MRPLLFCASTQYWDETWFRKQHFMARLSRGRPVAYVEPSHSILRAPPAHIPPASRNDPFRMRVRRAGESLWIMTPPMGFPLWTRPAVSRIQHRRCGRLLRKEAARLGFDRAWLWLYNPVYVEAVPTLAPERLILDLVDDLGAYEARAETRRNMRSCVERAIASADLVLATSTALVEAYAARTRSGNISLVPNGVRGDWIDRVPGAAPAPVRDLPHPRIGFVGALFSYLDYPLMHAAARAFPEGSLALVGPVRDAAAVERLRREPNVRIVGPVPQASVPDFIASFDVCLAPFRPGPIRRAVDPLKIYEYLALGRPVVATPLESLLGGPIAEQIKFAEGPEEFVAAIRRALEDDDPQTRAARREAVRPFAWEALADRVERIVEEAERGWSTT
- a CDS encoding glycosyltransferase — protein: MSVLFLTDLLGVGGAESQLVALVNALDPERIRARVVVLRDDAPLAGMLRAPCEILGMRGPLDIRVLPRLRAMIARERVLAIHTTHVRAALIARALRQTTSLPASRRRLLVLTTEHSHRRPPATPILDWIRRRTAGLSDRIIAVSEAQAGWLRKTLAIPGDRIVVIPNAIDPDFWADLPPQEPVRRELRIGPDEPVFLCTARLAPVKDHGTLLSAMARVEGHLILVGDGPERARIEAAARGNNLTGRVHVVGERRDPRPYLAAAWAVCLSSIDESHGVALLEGMAGGRPAVATRVGGVPEIVEEGVTGLLVPPRDPEALAVALSRVARDAEWRRAAGEAARRAAVKAGSIQTRARRIESMIEAIVGQATR